AGGAGCAGCGCCGCTCTCTTCCCATTTATCAGTCGCGTGGTGCACTTCTTGAACTGATTCGGAACAATCCCGTGGTGATCATTGTGGGAGAAACTGGTTCAGGTAAGACAACGCAGCTGCTTCAGTACCTCTACGAGGAGAATTTACACGAACCTGCCCCACCCACGTCTGCGAACGGGGAAGGTGTGACATCTGAACCCGTAGGGGAAGTGACACAAGGGAAGCGACTTATATGCACGCAGCCGAGGAGGCTCGCTGCCATTAGTGTTGCCGAGCGTGTAGCACAAGAAATGAATACGCGATGTGGTAGCATCGTAGGATACAAGGTGCGTTTTGATGACCGTACGGGGCCGCTGACACGTGTTCTTTTCGTGACGGATGGTATGATGCTGAAGGAAGTTGTCGGAGACCCAAGCCTTAACACAGTCGCCGCCATCATGGTGGATGAAGCCCATGAAAGGTCCCTCAATACTGACATACTCCTTGGACTGCTAAAGGATATCATACGGGGTAACAAACAGTTGAGGGTAATTGTGGCGAGTGCGACAATAAATGCGGATAAATTTAGCGACTTCTTTAATAGAGCACCCATATTTACAGTAAAAGGCCGCTCCTTTCCCGTTGATACTTCGTACATCACTGAACCAGTTGCTGACTATGTGAAGGCCAGTGTGGATTGTATACTCATGCTCCACGCTACGAAGCCGCTGCCAGGGGACATCCTTGTCTTTCTTCCAGGACAGGAAGAAATCGAAAGTTGTGCTGCCGCCGTTCGCGAGGCTCTTGTTGAGACCGCCGGTCAACTCCGTCCTTTGTTGGTTCTTCCCGTCtattcctcccttccccctcgTGAGCAGAAGCGGATATATGAGGTGCCTCCGCCAAACACCAGGAAGGTTGTTATCGCCACAAATATTGCGGAAACGTCCATCACTATTGATGGCATAGTGTATGTTGTGGACTGTGGACTGTGTAAGCAGAATTACTATAACCACCGGGCAATGATAGAGGAACTTCGGGTGCTTCCCATTTCACAGGCAAGTGCTACACAGCGGGCGGGCCGTGCTGGGCGTACACGGGAAGGTGATTGTTATCGTCTTTACACAACCTACACGTTTCATAATGAGTTCCCCTCGGAAACCGTTCCCGAGATTTTGCGGTCTTCGATGAGCTCTGTCGTTCTGCAACTCAAGGCTCTTGGCATCAACAATTTACTTCAGTTTGAGTTTATTGATGCACCGTCGACGGCCTCACTAGAGCGAGCCTTGGATCACCTATACCTGCTTGGTGCCATGAAGCAAGATGGCCGACTGACACTTACCGGGAGGCGCATGGCAGAGTTCCCTTTGGATCCGTCGCTAAGCAAATGTGTTATTCGTGCCTCTGCAATGGGGTGCTTGCGACACATGGCAATTGCTGTGGCGATGCTTTCTTTGGACTCCATTTTCATAAATACAAGAGATCCAAAGGAGCGTATAGCCATGACGAGCGCAAGGGATAAGATGTTTTCCTCCGGCAATGGCGATGTTGTTGGCTATGTTCGGCTAATGGAGGAGTGGCTGCGGTCAGGGTCCTTGAAGCAGGAATTCTGCGATACAAATTATGTGAATTCCAAGTCTCTCTTGCGCGCGCGGGACATTCTTGACCAAATACTCAAAACGTGTGAGCGACTTGGTTTTGATCTTCCAAATGGACAGGAAGCTGATGCTCTCTCTGTAGAGGCTTTGACAAAAGCTCTGCTTTCAGGGTTCTTTATGAACGTTTCCGTACTAGGTCTGGATAAACGAACGTACTCCATTGTGCGCCCGATTGACCCCACCGTAAGTCGTTTGGGTGCTGCATCTCAGGTTGGCAGTGGTAATCGCTTCGGTGATGCAGAATCTGCGGTGGAGTTACATCCCTCAAGTTATCTTTTCCGAACTGGCACGAGCACACATGGTGAGAGAAGTAAAGGTTTACCTCCTACTCCTTCCATGGTTGCGATGGAAGAAAGGCCACGCCTCGTAGTTTTTACACAGCTTCGCTGCACGAAAAAGCGGTACATGATGCACGTTACGGCCGTCCCATCCGCCAACTGGGTGTTGGCCGTCGCCCCTGTAAATTACTTTACAAAGGAGGAGTTGGAGGTCGAAACGCACCAGCGGAAACACGTTTGAAAAATCGTTGACTGGCTTTCCCAACCCCGCTGCAGTGGATGGGATGGTGTCTGGTAAGGGCACGTATTTGGCGTCGGATTCGTTGTTCTTTGGGTGATATTTTGTTCCCTTGAAGCCGTTGCGGCTGTCGTACGCTTTCTCGGTTAGGCAACGGTGATGCGACTATCCATAAAGCGCGTTAATGACAATTCTCCTCTTTCGCCTGTGTTGTGACAACACTGGTACTTCGTTCATCtcactcttttgttttcccttacTCCCTTTCGGAATTGCTTTGTAGGGGTTGAACATAGTGAACAGTTTAGAACCCTGTCGTCGGACGGGTATTGGACGGTGAAAGTTTATGGTGAACTGGTGTTCCACCTCCGTCTCATCACGGGGTTGAATGGTAGGTTctgttattaccattatttaTAGCACTTTTCGGGGACACCACCGGGGCTCATCATGCTACGTGGCACACGGCTCATGTTGATGATGCAGTTGCACTCTCTCCCAACGCCAAATCCTTCTTGTTACACTTTTCATATCCCATCATCCACGTACGACAACTTTATTCCGGATGGTCAGACATGCGATGTTGCGCATATGAGCCTTGCGTGGGTTCATCCGCTTAGTCAGGGTATCTTCGAACAGTACCCGCAGGAGGTAGCGAGTGTCTTCATTGCTCCCCGGCATACGTCCATAACGGTACATCCCCACGTCGACTGGAATAAATTGGAGTGGAGTATCAGTTCTTTTATCGGGCATTACCTTGTCTTCACAAACGCATGCTTTCCTGCCGCAGCAGAATATGCTTTGCTTGAGGATGACCTTGTGATCCATGAGGATGACTCGGAGGTTTTGCAGTGCATTAAGGAGTTGGTGCGGGGACAGGTGCGCCCAATGGTTCAGCGTGACGGTGGTGACGTGAAACTCCTTAACTTCAACGAAAAAACAGGTGTTGTATCACTTGCTATGCTCGGTGCGTGCCGCACCTGTCCATCATCACAAAACACGTTAAAGGATGGTGTGGAGCGACTATTGAAGCACTTCTTGCCGGAGGTGAAGGAAGTAGTGGAGGCGAAAGGGCATGCATTCTACGAGGAATACGGACTTTTGTTTGATTCGGAGAAGGCACTCCGCGAAGAAGCTGCTCGTGTAGACGCAGTGCGCCGGAGAAAAATTTCTATCTACACCACGGCGCCACTCATGCCTTTTGAGGCGTTGAATGAGCCCGATGGGGATGAGTGAGCGTTTAAGTAACTTGCAGTTTACTGTGCGTGAATCGGCGTCACTTCCCACTGTTGCTCTCGCGGATGGTAGTCATAGTTTACCGTTTCGATTTATGACAGTTGAGTAGCAGCGCAGAGCGTATCAAGATACTCTGGTTGTCATTTAGTGTATTCGTTATTACTTGTatctcctttcccctccttctgCCTGGCATCACTGGCCCGCATACCGGAATGTTTCAACTTTAGTTGTGCTCTTTCTCGTCTCTTTAAACTATTTCACTCcgctccttttccccccttttttcaaaaaaaaccTGTAAAACGTCATACTGCTATTTGTACATTAGTGTGGAGCCACGTGGAATTAAGAGAGGGAGCTAAGTATGACACTGCGTACGCGCTTCGAGAGCTCTGACGATGTGGGTGTATTTGCCCGCCTAACGAACGCGTATTGTCTTGTCGCGGCTGGTGCTTCACAGAACTTCTATTCTGTGTTTGAGCAGGAGTTGGCATCACATATTCCCGTTGTGTACACGTCCATTGGCGGTTCTCGCGTTGTGGGCCGTCTGACGATTGGAAACCGCCATGGTCTCGTCGTGCCATCCATCACCACTGACCAGGAGCTCCAACATCTGCGCAACTCCCTTCCTGATTCTGTGAAGGTGCAGATGGTGGAAGAGCGGCTCAGTGCGTTAGGAAACTGCGTTGTATGCAATGACCACGTTGCACTTATCCACACGGATCTGAGTCGGGAGACGGAGGAAGTGATTCGTGACACGCTGCAGGTGCAGACATTCCGTACATCCATTGCAGAGAATGCTCTGGTCGGTAGCTACGCAGCCGTGACGAATAAAGGTTGCATGGTGCATCCAAAGACACCAGCACAAGATATGGATGAGATTGCTTCACTTCTGCAGGTCCCCGTGGTGGCTGGGACAATTAACCGCGGTAATGCAGCCATTGGCTCCGGTCTTGTGGTGAATGACTGGGCAGCGTTCTGTGGGCTCAACACCACTGCAACGGAAATAACAGTGGTGGAGCGCATCTTCCAGCTTCGTAGGGATTTAGGTGGGGATGAGTCGAACTTACTGCAGCAGTTGCGCGATACGTTGGTGGATGAACTGGCATAATGTGGTGTTAATCGTCGGGCGCATCCGAGACGAAGATAATGGACAATTCATCTTTCGAAAGAACGTTATCTGTTGTTCCGCTTCTCTTTTTAATAGTAATCAACACTAACGCGGGCTAAAGTACCGAGTCTTTAAACGTTTTTGTattcttctccctttcctcccctccctcttgtttgtatgcggggagaGATGCTTTGGACCAGAACGCGTTAGTGTGGGGGTTCAATCAACAACTCAATTGCGATATTTCACTTGCCGATATCATTTGTCTATTCTATTCCTTTTCGATTTCTTCGTTAGTCGTCGTTTGATTTGCTTCTTTGACGAGGGGCAAAGAggtgaaaaaggaagcagcaacaaagaaacgtaaaaaaaacagatttATATATTGGCTCATAGGGGTTAATAAAGCAcgttatattattattaccgttGTTAGTGAAGAACTGAGAAGTATAGGTTATATACCACGCTGATCTACACCTATACTTTGTTCTCAACGAAAACTGTTTTACCACATCGCATCCGAAGTCACGAGGTAAAGGGGGCGGAGGTTTAATCTGACCAAAAAAGGAGTCAGGTTACAGGTAGTGGCAAGAGGAAGAAGTGGAGGTGGTGTCGACGCTACGGTAAATAAACTGAGTGTGTGATGAGTCAGCGGTTCGGACCGTATCGAGTGGGGGAGACGATTGGACGCGGCACATTCGCTAAAGTGAAGATTGCAGTACATGAGCTAACGGACACAAAAGTTGCCCTTAAGATCATCCCCCGGAAGGTTATGGATGATTCCAAGTCCAGCACGAAACTGACGCGCGAAATTGGGATACTGCGTACGCTGCAGCATCCAAACATAATGAAACTCTACCAGGTGGTGCAAACCAAGCAGGATATTGTGCTGATACTGGAATATGTATCCGGTGGGGAGTTATTTGATTATATATGCCAGCGGGGGCCGCTTGCTGAAGATGTTGTACGACACATCTTTCAGCAAATAGCAGCAGGTGTTGCATACTGTCACAGATACCGTGTCATTCACCGTGATCTCAAACCAGAGAATATCCTGTTGGAGAAGAATACGAACACCGTGAAGATTGCTGACTTTGGTTTGTCGTCGTACACACACGATGGTCGCTTCTTAGAAACTAGCTGCGGCACACCAAACTATGCTTCACCGCAGGTGGTCAGTGGTGAGATGTATGCAGGACCCGATACAGATGTGTGGAGTTGTGGTGTAATTCTTTACACAATGTTGGTGGGCGCTCTTCCCTTCGAGGACACAAATGTGGCAGCACTCTTCCAAAAGATCAAAAAGGCGGAGTACCTGGTACCTGAAAGCGTGTCACCACAGGCACATGATCTTCTGCGGCGAATGCTGGTGGTAAACCCGCTTGAGCGCGCCACGATGGAGCAGGTAATTCAGCACCCATGGGTTCGGCCTCACTATCCCCCCTGTCTCCTGTCTTTGCACTATGATGCCATTCTTCACTCCATGCGCTTCGGCAAGTCACTGGAGCTATGTGGCGAGGAATTGGATGAAAAAGTAGTTGAGGATGTTGCGGAACTATTCGAGGTCCCTACTAGcgaggttgctgctgctattTCTAAATACGACAACAGCATGTCGGGGTTGTTTACGTCTAATACGGGCACTGACGGTGAAGCTGCGACACGGTACCCTGCCCAGTCCTTCTACGAGTCTTACGCAAACGCCGTGGACGTCAAGCATTGGCCGTCGCCGCTTGTTATTTCTCATGCGGAGAAGGCTCTTCGTgataaggaaaataatatgtACGTGTCGTATCTTATATTGTTACAGCGCAAACAGCAGGAGACTCCCCTCCAAGCACTTCCCTCTTCAGATCTAACAACTGACGCTGTGGGTTCTTTCTTCATGTCAATGGGCGTGAATCAGGGTTACGGTTCTCTTACCGCCAACTCTTTGCAACCAATGTCGCTGTTTGGAATATCTCTTCCTCAAAGTTTGGCGCCACAATCAAATGGAGATGCCCTACAACTTATGCAAAAGCAAGGCAA
This region of Trypanosoma brucei gambiense DAL972 chromosome 10, complete sequence genomic DNA includes:
- a CDS encoding DEAH-box RNA helicase, putative — translated: MDREAMRRAQQASRDAYLRKRAAMREKAASVVLQEKITEIEAGVLPSSFTEIELLSKRAQEVKAAERLQVAANMRQEIITLDGGPALGEKRHRDVVVPPLIQEEMIVQEDTQRHAEASHGFVAMDKAIIDDRIEKHDYTEEVTEEEIKRERTAALQNQNRRLQEQRRSLPIYQSRGALLELIRNNPVVIIVGETGSGKTTQLLQYLYEENLHEPAPPTSANGEGVTSEPVGEVTQGKRLICTQPRRLAAISVAERVAQEMNTRCGSIVGYKVRFDDRTGPLTRVLFVTDGMMLKEVVGDPSLNTVAAIMVDEAHERSLNTDILLGLLKDIIRGNKQLRVIVASATINADKFSDFFNRAPIFTVKGRSFPVDTSYITEPVADYVKASVDCILMLHATKPLPGDILVFLPGQEEIESCAAAVREALVETAGQLRPLLVLPVYSSLPPREQKRIYEVPPPNTRKVVIATNIAETSITIDGIVYVVDCGLCKQNYYNHRAMIEELRVLPISQASATQRAGRAGRTREGDCYRLYTTYTFHNEFPSETVPEILRSSMSSVVLQLKALGINNLLQFEFIDAPSTASLERALDHLYLLGAMKQDGRLTLTGRRMAEFPLDPSLSKCVIRASAMGCLRHMAIAVAMLSLDSIFINTRDPKERIAMTSARDKMFSSGNGDVVGYVRLMEEWLRSGSLKQEFCDTNYVNSKSLLRARDILDQILKTCERLGFDLPNGQEADALSVEALTKALLSGFFMNVSVLGLDKRTYSIVRPIDPTVSRLGAASQVGSGNRFGDAESAVELHPSSYLFRTGTSTHGERSKGLPPTPSMVAMEERPRLVVFTQLRCTKKRYMMHVTAVPSANWVLAVAPVNYFTKEELEVETHQRKHV
- a CDS encoding HIRA-interacting protein 5, putative, yielding MLRGTRLMLMMQLHSLPTPNPSCYTFHIPSSTYDNFIPDGQTCDVAHMSLAWVHPLSQGIFEQYPQEVASVFIAPRHTSITVHPHVDWNKLEWSISSFIGHYLVFTNACFPAAAEYALLEDDLVIHEDDSEVLQCIKELVRGQVRPMVQRDGGDVKLLNFNEKTGVVSLAMLGACRTCPSSQNTLKDGVERLLKHFLPEVKEVVEAKGHAFYEEYGLLFDSEKALREEAARVDAVRRRKISIYTTAPLMPFEALNEPDGDE
- a CDS encoding Eukaryotic translation initiation factor 6 (eIF-6), putative, giving the protein MTLRTRFESSDDVGVFARLTNAYCLVAAGASQNFYSVFEQELASHIPVVYTSIGGSRVVGRLTIGNRHGLVVPSITTDQELQHLRNSLPDSVKVQMVEERLSALGNCVVCNDHVALIHTDLSRETEEVIRDTLQVQTFRTSIAENALVGSYAAVTNKGCMVHPKTPAQDMDEIASLLQVPVVAGTINRGNAAIGSGLVVNDWAAFCGLNTTATEITVVERIFQLRRDLGGDESNLLQQLRDTLVDELA
- a CDS encoding SNF1-related protein kinases, putative, which encodes MSQRFGPYRVGETIGRGTFAKVKIAVHELTDTKVALKIIPRKVMDDSKSSTKLTREIGILRTLQHPNIMKLYQVVQTKQDIVLILEYVSGGELFDYICQRGPLAEDVVRHIFQQIAAGVAYCHRYRVIHRDLKPENILLEKNTNTVKIADFGLSSYTHDGRFLETSCGTPNYASPQVVSGEMYAGPDTDVWSCGVILYTMLVGALPFEDTNVAALFQKIKKAEYLVPESVSPQAHDLLRRMLVVNPLERATMEQVIQHPWVRPHYPPCLLSLHYDAILHSMRFGKSLELCGEELDEKVVEDVAELFEVPTSEVAAAISKYDNSMSGLFTSNTGTDGEAATRYPAQSFYESYANAVDVKHWPSPLVISHAEKALRDKENNMYVSYLILLQRKQQETPLQALPSSDLTTDAVGSFFMSMGVNQGYGSLTANSLQPMSLFGISLPQSLAPQSNGDALQLMQKQGNVTFCGSLPAHVQAEKLELVEIDAYMESYNKVVEPFIPLYSSTSKRTLLGKLFRVTEIPVSVNSDLSSLRGSFASTVDEELGGSLIRSMVGSRSAPASSHRDPNRLLRPLSSTKKQKISKTTAEKSRAKRVDTAGSAAGKSSEVLQCNVVAKPGFNGYMHNGVRFANIDAAATLRCVYSSLKAEGLLWKQIRPFYLAAVMHPCVKLQVRIFRIQANDQVVDVRVSSQSGMMGCVTAAKLIDRLWSKAVALTPVKVEEGPRLGKFTVCT